The following nucleotide sequence is from Pseudobutyrivibrio ruminis HUN009.
CCCTTGGAATTGTACTGGGATTTTTCAAAATACCAATCAATCAGCTGATAGAAATCAGATTTGGCGCTTTGCCAATTGAGATGGCAGGTCAGCTCTTTGGACCAGCTGTAGCAGGAGTTGTAGGAGGAATCACAGATATCGGTGGCTACCTAGTTAAGCCAACAGGTCCATTCTTCCCAGGATTCACATTTAGCAGTATCGTTGGCGGTATTATCTTTGGACTAATGCTACACAACAAAAAGATTACATTTGCAAGAGTGTTGGCAACTCAGGTTGTTTACACTATAGTAGTTGGAATAATATTAAACAGCTACTGGCTGGACGTTTTATATTTTCAGAACGGTTATTTTGCAACAATCATGGCACGACTTCCAAAGGAACTTATCATGATTCCTATTATGTCAGTGATTTATTATTCAATCGTCAAAGCATTTGGCAGAACAAGAATAGGAGAGTTCGCAAGATAATGAAGGAATATAATTATTCTCAGGCAATAGACTTTTTCAAAAACATGCCCCATTTCATTCCACCCAAGGGTGGAGGAGCCAAGAAAGATTATTTCTCTTTAGATGCAGAATTAATGCTTTTGGAAAAACTAGACAAGCCTCAGGATAAATTGAAATATGTTCATATAGCTGGAACAAATGGCAAAGGTTCCACGACATCATATTTAGCGAGTATTTTAAATGAGGCATCCGTTGTTACGGGTGCCTTTACTTCGCCATTTTTGTATAGATATAACGAAATGTTTAAAGTAAACGGTGAGGATATTTCGGATGCTGATTTTGCTGAGGTGTTTTCAGAGGTAAAGCCAGCCTACGATGAACTTGCAGCAGATGGAGTCTTTGTTAGCGAATACGAATTTCTGACTGTTATGGCATTTATCTATTTTCTGAAAAAGAGCTGTGAGATTGTGCTCTTAGAAGTAAGTATGGGTGGCAGAATGGATACCACAAATGTAATCCCTGCACCACTTGTATCTATTATCACTCCTATCAGCTACGACCATATGACTATACTTGGAAATACGCTAACGGAAATAGCTACTGAAAAAGCTGGAATCATAAAGCCTGGTACAGCAGTTGTAAGTGCTACCCAAGAGAGGGAAGTTCAGCTGGTATTAAGAGATACTTGTAAGTCGAAGGATAATGTTCCAATAGAGTTTGTGGAGCCTGCAAAGATTTTATCAAGAGATATTCATGGTCAGAGATTTGCTACCTCGGATGGAAGTCAATATGAAACCATGATGCTTGGCACATATCAGGTAGATAATGCAGCAGTGGCCATTGCAGCAGCAAGAAAGCTTACGGAGAAGGGATATCATATTACTGAGGAGTCCATAAGAAAAGGAATCGTAAATACGAAGTGGTTTGGCCGCTTTACATTGCTATCAGATAATCCTCCAGTGATTATTGATGGTGGACATAACAGGCAGGGAGCGAAGGTTTTATTGGAATCCCTTGAAGCATATTTCCCTGGTGAAAAGGTTACTTTTGTACTAGGAATCCTTGCTGATAAAGAAGTGGATGTGATAATAGATACACTGGCTCCAATTATGAAGAAGTGCTACACAGTGGCGGTGCCAAACCCAAGGACTATGGAGCCACAGCTGCTTGCTGACATGATACAGGAAAGAGGAATTGC
It contains:
- a CDS encoding folate family ECF transporter S component, which encodes MKKLTNTKTLTAAAMLSALGIVLGFFKIPINQLIEIRFGALPIEMAGQLFGPAVAGVVGGITDIGGYLVKPTGPFFPGFTFSSIVGGIIFGLMLHNKKITFARVLATQVVYTIVVGIILNSYWLDVLYFQNGYFATIMARLPKELIMIPIMSVIYYSIVKAFGRTRIGEFAR
- a CDS encoding bifunctional folylpolyglutamate synthase/dihydrofolate synthase, which gives rise to MKEYNYSQAIDFFKNMPHFIPPKGGGAKKDYFSLDAELMLLEKLDKPQDKLKYVHIAGTNGKGSTTSYLASILNEASVVTGAFTSPFLYRYNEMFKVNGEDISDADFAEVFSEVKPAYDELAADGVFVSEYEFLTVMAFIYFLKKSCEIVLLEVSMGGRMDTTNVIPAPLVSIITPISYDHMTILGNTLTEIATEKAGIIKPGTAVVSATQEREVQLVLRDTCKSKDNVPIEFVEPAKILSRDIHGQRFATSDGSQYETMMLGTYQVDNAAVAIAAARKLTEKGYHITEESIRKGIVNTKWFGRFTLLSDNPPVIIDGGHNRQGAKVLLESLEAYFPGEKVTFVLGILADKEVDVIIDTLAPIMKKCYTVAVPNPRTMEPQLLADMIQERGIAAEPLDSKSSIEDIKKESEVVCLAGSLYLISLFDKA